From a region of the Sulfoacidibacillus ferrooxidans genome:
- a CDS encoding helix-turn-helix domain-containing protein gives MKEKDHSFGNYLRNELHNRKLSMRRFAEMCGVDPATVSRLASGKQRPRAEHLLMIARVLQVSPQELWTIAGYALGEEMSTKDFVKNESSPVVHDDVFHQDHLLKTYELPTLQAIDIEKIMVELRKCKDYAGTKEGKELILRDFLQKINQLQGIGPFIEQLHAMYELFQDEELTAEQRQVLGSALLYFISATDIIPDYSFPLGYLDDAVAIDLVWKEMKTWKRQEGEY, from the coding sequence ATGAAGGAAAAAGATCATTCCTTCGGAAATTATTTACGTAACGAGCTACATAATAGAAAATTATCGATGCGACGTTTTGCAGAGATGTGTGGAGTAGATCCAGCAACTGTATCACGGTTAGCATCTGGTAAACAGCGACCGCGTGCAGAACACCTACTGATGATAGCTCGTGTATTACAAGTGTCACCTCAGGAATTGTGGACCATTGCAGGATATGCGTTAGGCGAGGAGATGAGTACAAAAGATTTTGTAAAAAACGAGTCTTCACCAGTTGTCCATGATGATGTCTTTCATCAGGATCACTTATTGAAAACGTATGAATTGCCAACATTACAAGCAATAGACATCGAAAAAATTATGGTAGAACTGCGTAAATGTAAAGATTATGCAGGCACTAAAGAAGGAAAAGAACTTATTCTGCGTGATTTTTTGCAAAAGATCAATCAGCTTCAAGGGATTGGTCCATTTATTGAACAGTTACATGCTATGTATGAGCTTTTTCAGGATGAGGAGTTAACGGCAGAGCAACGTCAAGTTTTAGGTAGTGCGCTTCTTTATTTTATCTCAGCAACTGACATTATCCCTGATTATTCATTTCCACTAGGGTATCTGGATGATGCTGTAGCCATCGACCTCGTATGGAAGGAGATGAAGACATGGAAAAGACAAGAAGGTGAATACTAA
- a CDS encoding sirohydrochlorin chelatase, which yields MKEVILLVGHGSRDAEGNEEFLQFAKTVQSKLIDRDVVPCFLELAEPTIPDGVESCVALGATKVVVVPVILLAASHVKLEIPEFIDAARKKYPAIEFVYGRNIGLHEDIFKLLEARFTEVVTTIPEFSPANTAIVLMCRGSSEPDANGDAFKIGRLLFERTHVMTVETCFTGITTPLFPDGIKRAIALGAKRVVVVPYFMFTGILIKRMNNVLADLQEEYPTIPMTMADYFGFHPLLLDVVISQYEEAVAKQSFMNCDLCKYRKEVSASHSHDHSHDHSHDHSHDHSHDHSHDHSHDHSHDHKGDA from the coding sequence GTGAAAGAAGTTATTTTGCTTGTTGGTCATGGTAGTCGAGATGCGGAAGGTAATGAGGAATTTTTGCAGTTTGCTAAAACTGTTCAATCAAAGTTGATCGATCGCGATGTTGTTCCGTGTTTTTTAGAACTCGCAGAACCAACGATTCCGGATGGAGTTGAGTCTTGTGTAGCACTTGGGGCCACAAAAGTGGTTGTCGTACCTGTTATTTTACTTGCGGCATCGCATGTCAAATTAGAAATTCCAGAATTTATTGATGCTGCAAGAAAAAAATATCCGGCGATCGAATTTGTATATGGCCGTAATATTGGGTTGCATGAAGATATTTTTAAGTTGCTTGAGGCGCGTTTTACAGAAGTCGTGACAACAATACCTGAATTTTCTCCTGCAAATACCGCCATTGTTCTCATGTGTAGGGGGAGTAGTGAACCAGATGCAAATGGAGATGCCTTTAAAATCGGTCGCTTACTGTTTGAACGAACGCATGTAATGACAGTAGAAACGTGCTTTACAGGAATTACAACACCGCTCTTCCCAGACGGGATAAAGCGAGCCATTGCTCTTGGTGCAAAACGGGTGGTCGTAGTTCCCTATTTTATGTTTACAGGTATCTTGATCAAACGGATGAACAATGTTTTAGCTGATTTACAGGAAGAGTACCCAACCATTCCAATGACAATGGCAGACTACTTTGGCTTTCATCCGTTGTTACTAGATGTTGTGATCAGTCAATACGAAGAAGCTGTCGCAAAGCAATCCTTTATGAACTGTGACTTGTGCAAATATCGAAAAGAGGTCAGTGCAAGTCACTCACACGATCACTCACACGATCACTCACACGATCACTCACACGATCACTCACACGATCACTCACACGATCACTCACACGATCACTCACACGATCACAAGGGGGATGCCTGA
- the cobJ gene encoding precorrin-3B C(17)-methyltransferase: protein MVGSIKVVGFGPGSFEHITERARQAITECDVIIGYNTYVDLIRDLLTNQEIVRTGMTEEVSRAQAAVKQSFEGKHVAVISSGDAGVYGMAGLIYEVLIEYGWMPSDALQVEVIPGISAINSCSSLLGAPIMHDACTISLSDHLTPWETIKKRVEAAAMADFVIALYNPRSGRRTRQIVETQEILLAHRSKDTPVGLVKSAYRKQQQVVRTTLEHMLDHDIGMLTTVIIGNSATFYHGDLMITPRGYQRKYTLDEDVQRLRPGERLHAVNEPWALQAHVEQSQKIQERMTIPPLKSITRSSDSVVALAKEALDLVQSKASMRSGETPVNVTSVIANNPAVTSEFRVAVAPGIANKRFSKEQLICLSELASEQGEVHYTADHQMELRLQTEDAQAVVERLLAAGFYVFPVGEVVKVKACDFCDGEKEEPIPYARELAERLGGRKVPKELHIGVNGCAMACYGAVLEDIGLVYRKGKFDLFLGGKTTGRTASAAKMMAEGIPAEQIVELMETIVEEYSCQAFPSERFHKFFARVGIVGGFSYEKKGPAVVVDTVCGA from the coding sequence ATGGTTGGATCGATTAAAGTAGTTGGATTTGGCCCAGGCAGTTTTGAACATATCACAGAACGTGCTCGTCAGGCGATTACAGAGTGCGATGTGATCATTGGATATAACACGTATGTCGACCTCATTCGGGACCTATTGACGAATCAAGAGATTGTGCGTACAGGAATGACAGAAGAGGTAAGTCGTGCGCAAGCGGCAGTTAAGCAATCGTTTGAAGGTAAGCATGTTGCAGTCATTTCTAGTGGTGATGCTGGAGTATATGGTATGGCCGGTCTTATCTACGAAGTATTGATAGAATATGGATGGATGCCGAGTGATGCACTTCAAGTAGAAGTGATACCTGGTATTTCTGCAATAAATTCATGTTCTTCATTGCTTGGCGCACCGATCATGCATGATGCATGTACCATCAGTTTAAGTGATCATTTAACTCCTTGGGAAACGATTAAAAAACGTGTCGAGGCAGCCGCTATGGCAGACTTTGTGATTGCACTCTATAATCCGCGCAGTGGACGCCGAACACGTCAAATTGTTGAAACACAAGAGATTCTTCTTGCTCATCGATCAAAAGATACACCTGTTGGTCTTGTAAAAAGTGCGTATCGAAAACAACAGCAGGTAGTCCGCACAACACTAGAACATATGCTCGACCATGATATTGGAATGCTGACCACTGTAATTATTGGGAATTCAGCAACTTTTTATCATGGTGATTTGATGATTACACCGCGCGGATATCAACGTAAGTACACATTGGATGAGGATGTTCAACGGTTGCGGCCAGGTGAACGTCTGCATGCAGTCAATGAACCTTGGGCACTACAGGCACATGTCGAGCAGTCACAAAAAATTCAAGAACGGATGACTATCCCTCCTTTGAAATCAATAACAAGGAGTAGTGACTCCGTAGTAGCACTAGCAAAAGAAGCGCTAGATTTAGTGCAATCTAAGGCGTCCATGCGATCTGGAGAGACGCCAGTGAACGTGACTTCTGTCATCGCCAACAATCCAGCCGTCACGTCCGAGTTTCGAGTGGCTGTTGCACCAGGTATCGCTAATAAACGCTTTTCAAAAGAGCAATTAATCTGCCTTTCTGAACTAGCCAGTGAACAGGGAGAAGTACACTATACGGCAGACCACCAAATGGAATTGCGCCTGCAAACAGAAGATGCACAAGCAGTAGTGGAACGGCTACTCGCTGCTGGTTTTTATGTCTTTCCTGTAGGTGAGGTGGTCAAGGTAAAAGCGTGTGATTTTTGCGATGGAGAGAAGGAAGAGCCGATACCTTATGCACGTGAATTAGCCGAACGTCTTGGCGGGCGCAAAGTACCAAAGGAACTGCATATTGGTGTAAATGGTTGTGCTATGGCTTGTTATGGGGCTGTATTGGAGGATATTGGACTTGTTTACCGTAAAGGAAAGTTTGATTTGTTTTTAGGCGGGAAAACCACTGGGCGTACCGCATCTGCAGCAAAAATGATGGCAGAAGGTATTCCTGCAGAGCAAATCGTAGAGCTGATGGAAACCATCGTAGAAGAATATAGTTGTCAAGCATTTCCTAGTGAACGCTTCCACAAATTTTTTGCGCGTGTAGGGATTGTTGGGGGATTTTCTTATGAGAAGAAGGGGCCCGCAGTAGTTGTGGATACTGTATGTGGCGCGTGA
- the cobA gene encoding uroporphyrinogen-III C-methyltransferase codes for MSGKVYLVGAGPGDAGLITVKGKECIEMADVLLYDRLVASELLEYASHDAKKIYVGKDAHHHTVQQEEIQRLLVHYALEGHTVVRLKGGDPFVFGRGAEEAEMLREHHIAYEIVPGVTSAIAAPAYAGIPITHRNYSGSFHVITGHECVDSKVSDQEWQALAKVSGTIVILMGLGHLCDISERLISYGKSPETPCAVISMGTTHDQRTIIASLATVAEKCVAEAIMAPATVVIGDIVSLHDRLTWFAPQMAIKQ; via the coding sequence ATGTCTGGGAAGGTTTACTTAGTGGGGGCAGGACCGGGGGATGCGGGGCTCATTACAGTCAAAGGTAAAGAATGTATCGAAATGGCTGACGTTCTCCTCTATGATCGCTTAGTTGCATCTGAATTATTGGAGTATGCGTCACATGATGCGAAAAAAATCTATGTTGGCAAAGATGCTCATCATCACACTGTACAACAAGAAGAAATCCAACGACTACTCGTACACTATGCCTTGGAAGGTCACACTGTCGTAAGACTAAAAGGTGGCGATCCATTTGTTTTTGGGCGAGGTGCAGAAGAAGCCGAAATGTTAAGAGAGCATCACATAGCCTATGAGATTGTGCCTGGAGTTACTTCGGCTATTGCAGCTCCGGCATACGCTGGTATACCAATTACTCATCGCAACTATAGTGGATCTTTTCATGTCATTACAGGTCATGAGTGCGTTGATTCGAAAGTATCCGATCAGGAATGGCAAGCGCTCGCAAAAGTGAGTGGAACAATTGTCATTCTTATGGGACTAGGTCATTTATGCGATATCTCAGAGCGACTTATATCGTATGGAAAATCTCCAGAAACACCATGCGCCGTAATTAGCATGGGGACAACACATGATCAACGAACCATTATTGCATCATTGGCAACTGTCGCAGAGAAATGCGTAGCGGAGGCAATTATGGCACCAGCAACTGTGGTTATTGGAGATATTGTTTCCCTACACGATCGGCTTACGTGGTTCGCACCACAGATGGCTATTAAACAATAA
- a CDS encoding OsmC family protein, with the protein MKARVSWKEKRRFEAVSDSNHMVTIDAKKEAGGEDQGPRPMELLLMGLGGCTGIDVTMILERMRIAYDRVDVLLDADRAKEIPEKFTKIRMTYEVDAPNAPVEKVVRAVKLSQEKYCSASHSLSAPLEAILILNGTTYPVE; encoded by the coding sequence ATGAAAGCTAGAGTGAGTTGGAAAGAAAAAAGGCGATTTGAAGCGGTATCTGATTCTAATCACATGGTAACCATTGACGCTAAAAAGGAGGCCGGCGGAGAAGATCAAGGACCGCGACCAATGGAACTTTTGCTTATGGGTCTCGGCGGCTGTACTGGTATAGATGTCACCATGATCTTAGAACGCATGCGCATTGCTTATGATCGCGTCGATGTGTTATTGGACGCTGATCGGGCCAAGGAAATACCAGAGAAATTCACGAAAATTCGCATGACGTATGAGGTTGACGCTCCGAACGCGCCAGTTGAAAAAGTTGTGCGTGCAGTAAAATTATCACAAGAAAAATACTGTTCTGCATCTCATTCACTCAGTGCACCCTTAGAAGCTATCCTTATTTTAAATGGTACAACATATCCCGTAGAGTGA
- the cysK gene encoding cysteine synthase A produces the protein MKVVKRVTELIGNTPLLQLQRIADSSMAEVWVKLEKFNPGGSVKDRPAQRMIEAAEQAGTLHPGMTIIEPTSGNTGIGIAMVAAAKGYRAILVMPDTMTWERIAILKAYGAQVVLTPGNLRMSGAVQKAQELKTELGDQAMILLQFENPNNPDAHRTSTALEILEQTDRHLDAFVASAGTGGTITGCGEVLKEHIPGVKVYVVEPKGSPVLSGGQPGPHKLVGTSPGFIPKILNTNIYDKIYQVADEEAIEMTKRLAREEALLVGVSAGAVVYTALQVAKDLGPGKRVVALCPDTGERYLSMDLF, from the coding sequence ATGAAGGTGGTTAAACGTGTTACTGAGTTGATTGGGAATACGCCACTTTTGCAACTTCAACGTATTGCAGATTCTTCTATGGCGGAAGTGTGGGTAAAGTTAGAAAAGTTTAACCCAGGTGGTAGTGTAAAAGATCGCCCTGCACAACGCATGATTGAAGCTGCAGAACAAGCTGGAACTTTGCACCCTGGGATGACCATCATTGAACCTACAAGTGGCAATACAGGCATTGGTATCGCTATGGTTGCAGCAGCTAAAGGGTACAGAGCGATACTCGTGATGCCAGACACGATGACCTGGGAACGCATTGCAATTTTAAAAGCCTACGGTGCACAAGTCGTTCTTACTCCTGGGAATTTGCGCATGTCTGGAGCAGTACAAAAAGCGCAAGAACTAAAAACAGAATTAGGGGATCAGGCGATGATTCTCTTGCAATTTGAAAATCCTAACAATCCAGATGCGCATCGAACATCCACTGCTCTAGAAATACTAGAGCAGACAGATCGACACCTAGATGCATTTGTTGCATCTGCAGGCACTGGTGGTACGATCACTGGTTGTGGAGAGGTATTGAAGGAACATATACCTGGTGTAAAGGTGTATGTTGTGGAACCAAAAGGATCACCTGTTTTATCTGGAGGACAACCTGGACCCCATAAGCTGGTAGGAACAAGCCCAGGATTTATACCCAAAATCTTAAATACGAACATTTATGATAAGATTTATCAGGTTGCAGATGAAGAGGCTATCGAGATGACAAAGCGTCTAGCACGCGAGGAAGCGTTACTCGTTGGCGTTTCAGCAGGTGCAGTTGTCTATACAGCACTTCAAGTGGCAAAGGATTTAGGTCCTGGTAAACGCGTGGTTGCTTTGTGCCCAGATACAGGAGAACGCTATTTGAGTATGGATTTATTTTAA
- the cobK gene encoding precorrin-6A reductase, protein MIFLLAGTSDARELGVVLRDAGYSLIASVVTENAAQSLREEHLMVRVGRLDAIHMEQTMRDEHISVIIDASHPFAREAHETAMAAAKAVDVPYIRYERAGLDFSLRHGVVLVETYEEAADVAAELKGSVMLTTGAKTLPIFAKRLSAISDLRLVIRLLPRAENMQMCEQLGIAQKNIVAMQGPFSYEFNAALYQHYGTTVMITKESGEVGAVDEKVQAAIDLGIMIIVIGRPNIEYGTSFSTTGQIVDALAELGVPCYTQPSQL, encoded by the coding sequence GTGATTTTTCTTTTAGCAGGTACGAGTGATGCGCGTGAGCTAGGTGTTGTTCTGCGCGACGCAGGGTATTCTTTGATTGCAAGTGTCGTAACAGAGAACGCTGCGCAAAGTCTTCGCGAGGAGCATCTGATGGTTCGAGTGGGAAGATTAGATGCGATACACATGGAGCAGACCATGAGGGATGAACACATTAGCGTCATCATTGACGCAAGCCATCCTTTTGCACGAGAGGCGCATGAAACAGCGATGGCAGCTGCAAAAGCAGTCGATGTACCGTATATTCGCTACGAGCGTGCTGGTTTGGATTTTTCTTTGCGCCATGGAGTGGTTTTAGTAGAAACATATGAAGAAGCTGCCGATGTTGCAGCAGAATTAAAAGGAAGCGTGATGCTAACAACTGGGGCTAAAACATTGCCTATCTTTGCAAAAAGATTATCTGCTATTTCTGATCTTCGACTCGTCATTCGTCTTCTTCCGCGGGCAGAGAACATGCAGATGTGTGAACAGCTGGGTATTGCGCAAAAAAACATTGTAGCTATGCAAGGTCCCTTTTCGTATGAATTCAATGCAGCTTTATATCAACATTATGGAACAACGGTCATGATCACAAAAGAAAGTGGAGAAGTCGGAGCAGTGGATGAAAAAGTTCAAGCTGCCATTGATCTTGGCATTATGATCATTGTGATCGGCAGGCCAAATATAGAGTATGGTACAAGTTTTTCTACTACTGGTCAGATTGTAGATGCATTAGCAGAATTGGGAGTTCCCTGTTATACGCAACCATCGCAGTTGTAA
- the iadA gene encoding beta-aspartyl-peptidase has product MFSLTIIKNATVYSPKRLGKRDILIGGRQILAISESIELHGSNLAIETVDAEGLFLFPGLIDQHVHMAGGGGEGGFHYRTPEISLSHMTTAGVTTAVGVLGTDGVTRSTRELLAKAMALDFEGVSTYIYCGAYQVPTRTITGMPRSDLVLIEKVIGVGEIAISDSRSSHPSDRDLAELASEARVGGLLAGKAGVLHLHLGDDDTKLQLLFDVLKQTELPKSTFTPTHLNRNPDLLKDAIRYGKQGGFVDLTSGIRPDEHDHISVKPSKAMRMLLDAGVKPHLITMSSDSNGSSPIFNDQGKLVAMGIGSIATLWEETRDAIVEENVPIETAVGIVTTHVARVLKLAHKGQIKPGLDADLLLTDDKFQIQHVYAKGRKVVEDGKPIVFGTFENVSGIPGSPGSKAQTGKENTERGRPMIEHDDDDPDDFPDRDERQRKSRRDYCC; this is encoded by the coding sequence ATGTTTTCTTTAACCATTATTAAAAATGCCACTGTATATTCTCCAAAACGGCTAGGAAAACGAGATATACTTATTGGCGGACGACAAATACTGGCGATTAGCGAATCCATCGAACTGCATGGAAGTAATCTTGCCATTGAAACAGTAGATGCTGAAGGACTCTTTCTCTTTCCTGGACTGATTGACCAGCATGTCCACATGGCAGGAGGCGGAGGTGAAGGCGGTTTTCATTATCGAACACCAGAAATTTCATTAAGTCATATGACAACTGCAGGTGTTACTACTGCCGTTGGCGTACTCGGAACAGATGGTGTGACTCGCAGCACGCGAGAATTACTCGCTAAGGCCATGGCGCTAGATTTTGAGGGTGTCTCTACGTATATCTACTGCGGTGCCTATCAAGTACCTACACGAACGATTACTGGCATGCCACGATCTGATCTTGTGTTGATTGAAAAGGTTATTGGTGTGGGGGAAATTGCAATCTCAGATAGTCGCTCTAGTCACCCCTCTGATCGCGATCTAGCAGAACTTGCTAGTGAGGCTCGCGTAGGTGGATTACTTGCAGGGAAAGCTGGCGTATTGCACCTTCATTTAGGTGATGATGATACAAAACTACAATTGCTATTTGATGTATTAAAGCAAACCGAGCTCCCAAAATCCACATTTACCCCAACACATCTGAATCGCAACCCCGATTTGCTAAAAGACGCCATTCGCTACGGGAAACAAGGTGGATTTGTGGATCTGACATCAGGCATTCGGCCTGACGAACATGACCATATTTCTGTGAAACCATCTAAAGCCATGCGCATGTTACTTGATGCAGGTGTAAAGCCACATCTCATTACCATGAGTTCAGATAGTAACGGCAGTTCTCCTATATTTAATGATCAAGGAAAACTTGTGGCCATGGGCATTGGTTCCATAGCAACCTTATGGGAGGAAACGCGCGATGCCATTGTCGAAGAAAATGTCCCTATCGAAACTGCCGTTGGAATTGTGACCACTCACGTAGCTCGCGTATTAAAACTCGCTCACAAGGGTCAGATTAAACCTGGACTCGATGCTGATTTATTGCTAACAGATGATAAATTTCAGATACAGCATGTCTATGCCAAGGGCAGAAAAGTAGTAGAAGATGGGAAGCCAATTGTATTTGGTACATTTGAAAATGTTAGTGGAATTCCGGGATCTCCTGGAAGTAAAGCGCAAACAGGCAAAGAAAATACAGAACGGGGTCGACCTATGATTGAACATGATGACGACGATCCGGATGATTTTCCAGATCGCGATGAAAGGCAGCGTAAAAGTCGTCGGGATTATTGCTGTTAA
- a CDS encoding ASCH domain-containing protein, giving the protein MDATLPPKTCSIERLVTREDDVQRVLRGEKTAVRRNGRYADPGEKMNLQGRIFVVSNVFLQTFGDMTDEDARKEGYIDRKGYLDYLQTVHPGMTLQPSTKMWVHEFHE; this is encoded by the coding sequence ATGGATGCTACGCTTCCACCAAAGACGTGCTCGATTGAACGTTTAGTTACCAGAGAAGATGACGTGCAGCGCGTTTTACGCGGTGAAAAAACGGCTGTTCGCCGCAATGGTCGCTATGCTGACCCAGGTGAAAAAATGAATTTGCAGGGACGAATATTTGTCGTCTCTAATGTGTTTTTACAAACATTTGGTGACATGACAGATGAAGATGCACGCAAGGAAGGGTATATAGATCGTAAAGGGTACTTGGATTATCTACAAACTGTACACCCAGGTATGACGCTTCAACCGTCCACGAAAATGTGGGTACATGAATTTCATGAATAA
- a CDS encoding NRAMP family divalent metal transporter, which produces MTQPKSIPITPSTAENHATSSKFHDILAKERTGWRRFSWIIWALIGPGLLAMIGDNDAGGVVEYAVTGIQFGIGLFIPLILCLAPLTFTIQEMTMRLSAVTQTGYTKLVFRHFGRFFGYYSIGTLMIENLLTLMTEFIGMTAGLMMFGLPLWISDLMSLILVVSLAIFTGYWTKERLALFVGALNGVFLIIALLTHPSMSAIGHAFIAWTIPKGMGNLLIWFIVATVGNAIAPWMIFFQGSAAIDKGITSKELKLGRIDTLLGSVLQVIIAVAILLCGASLYGHIHNASALGPAAIIQALTPTSGRAASILFGFGLFNAGFLAAITISLSSSWTVADAFGFARSLNDRISTAPKFYAVYIGSLVFAALAILIPGLPLNFIAVLSQAMGAMVMIPILIFLVVLTSSRKIMGEFANGPILRVWGFAIASILIGLTIALLTQVI; this is translated from the coding sequence ATGACCCAACCAAAATCTATACCGATCACTCCTAGTACTGCTGAAAACCATGCTACCTCCTCAAAATTCCACGATATTCTAGCTAAAGAACGCACTGGTTGGCGCCGTTTTAGCTGGATTATATGGGCGCTCATTGGTCCTGGACTACTGGCTATGATCGGCGACAACGATGCAGGTGGTGTCGTTGAATACGCAGTAACTGGAATTCAATTTGGCATCGGATTGTTCATTCCTTTGATTCTATGCCTCGCACCACTGACTTTTACCATTCAGGAAATGACCATGCGCCTTAGCGCAGTCACACAAACTGGCTATACTAAGCTTGTTTTTCGCCATTTTGGTCGTTTTTTCGGCTACTATAGCATCGGTACATTAATGATTGAAAATTTACTCACTCTCATGACTGAATTTATTGGCATGACAGCAGGACTCATGATGTTTGGTTTGCCGCTTTGGATCAGCGATCTCATGAGTTTGATACTCGTCGTTTCACTCGCTATTTTTACTGGATATTGGACGAAAGAACGACTAGCACTCTTTGTAGGCGCATTGAATGGCGTTTTTCTGATCATTGCTCTACTTACACATCCCTCCATGAGTGCAATCGGGCATGCATTTATAGCTTGGACGATTCCAAAAGGGATGGGCAATTTACTCATTTGGTTTATCGTGGCGACAGTTGGTAACGCGATTGCACCATGGATGATCTTTTTTCAAGGAAGCGCCGCGATAGACAAAGGGATTACTTCAAAAGAGTTAAAACTCGGCAGAATTGATACACTTCTTGGAAGCGTACTACAAGTAATCATAGCCGTCGCTATACTCCTCTGTGGTGCATCGTTATATGGGCATATACACAATGCATCAGCACTGGGTCCAGCAGCCATTATTCAAGCACTAACACCAACTTCCGGTAGAGCAGCAAGCATTCTTTTTGGATTTGGTCTTTTTAATGCAGGATTTTTAGCTGCAATCACGATCTCCTTATCTTCATCTTGGACGGTTGCAGATGCCTTTGGATTTGCAAGAAGTCTCAATGACAGAATATCAACCGCTCCGAAGTTTTATGCCGTTTATATTGGTAGTCTTGTTTTTGCGGCACTTGCCATCCTCATCCCAGGGTTGCCGCTCAATTTTATTGCCGTACTTTCACAAGCAATGGGTGCTATGGTGATGATTCCAATCCTTATTTTTCTAGTTGTTTTAACGAGTAGTCGAAAAATCATGGGGGAATTTGCAAATGGGCCGATCCTACGCGTGTGGGGGTTTGCAATAGCGTCAATATTGATTGGACTCACCATTGCACTCTTGACACAAGTGATCTAA
- a CDS encoding amidohydrolase, with protein MAMSVVLNDLESRLNEVHQDVVKWRRYLHENPELSFEEVATSQFVYDTLLTFQNLEISRPTKTSVMARLKGAHPGKVIALRADMDALPIHEENEFSFISKTPGKMHACGHDGHTAVLLGVAKVVSQMQSSLSGEVRFLFQHAEELFPGGAQEMVHAGVLDGVDLVLGAHLWAGLHVGTIAVRSGPLMAAPDTFRITIVGKGGHAAIPQQTVDSIAVGAQVVTNLQHIVSRAVDPLTPIVVSVTTFIAGTADNVIPEVAELTGTVRTFDESLRKEAPILMERIIKGVTEAHGATYQFAYKNGYRPVINDAEVTAVLESCLIETFGEDVVQTAEQTMGGEDFCAYQQVAPGTFFFIGAGNPEEGIIAPHHHPRFTVDERSLPMGVKAFVATVLKLLTQ; from the coding sequence ATGGCAATGAGTGTCGTACTGAATGATTTAGAAAGTCGATTGAATGAGGTACATCAAGATGTTGTCAAATGGCGCCGTTATTTACACGAGAATCCAGAATTATCTTTTGAAGAGGTTGCAACATCGCAGTTTGTGTATGATACCTTGCTTACTTTTCAAAATTTAGAGATTTCTCGACCGACGAAAACAAGCGTGATGGCAAGGTTAAAAGGCGCGCATCCAGGTAAGGTAATTGCACTGCGCGCTGATATGGATGCATTACCAATTCATGAAGAAAATGAGTTTTCTTTTATATCAAAAACACCTGGGAAAATGCATGCATGTGGGCATGACGGTCATACTGCGGTGTTATTAGGAGTAGCTAAAGTGGTATCACAGATGCAAAGTTCTCTCTCAGGTGAAGTGCGCTTTCTCTTTCAGCATGCTGAAGAACTATTTCCTGGTGGCGCGCAAGAGATGGTACATGCGGGCGTTTTAGATGGTGTAGATCTGGTTTTAGGTGCACATCTTTGGGCTGGACTACATGTGGGCACGATTGCTGTGAGAAGTGGACCGCTTATGGCTGCTCCAGATACTTTTCGTATTACGATTGTGGGTAAGGGTGGTCATGCTGCCATTCCTCAGCAGACGGTCGATAGTATTGCAGTAGGTGCACAAGTTGTGACGAATTTACAACACATTGTGTCTCGTGCTGTGGATCCATTGACCCCTATAGTTGTATCGGTAACTACTTTTATTGCTGGAACGGCTGATAATGTGATTCCAGAAGTTGCAGAACTTACCGGAACGGTGCGGACATTTGATGAGTCACTTCGTAAAGAAGCGCCTATTTTAATGGAGCGCATCATAAAAGGTGTCACAGAAGCTCATGGAGCAACTTATCAATTTGCATATAAAAATGGTTACAGACCAGTGATCAATGATGCTGAAGTAACAGCAGTACTGGAGTCTTGTTTGATTGAAACATTTGGTGAAGATGTGGTTCAAACAGCTGAACAAACGATGGGTGGGGAAGATTTTTGTGCATATCAACAAGTTGCTCCTGGCACTTTTTTCTTTATTGGAGCAGGCAACCCAGAGGAAGGCATCATAGCACCGCATCATCATCCGCGTTTTACTGTGGATGAACGTTCACTACCAATGGGTGTTAAGGCATTTGTCGCAACCGTATTGAAACTATTAACGCAGTAG